CAtaagttttaaatatgttttatgtgGGTTTTtggattataatattttctttgtgcttttttgcatttttccaaattttttacaCAGAACATATTACTTTTGTAGTCAGAAAAAgcgtttttaaatattaaatatgattgatttttatcCTATTCTAAACTGTTAGATATTAATTAACATAGTAGGGAAACAACACTTGATACAAGTCAGGAAACTTCCAATTGTTTTCTTACCAATCTATTACAAGTTATGCAATATAAAATCCATGTCATTGTCTTCACTGAGTTGTTTTGTGGTTAGTTATACAGTAAAAGGTCTTGTGATATATCAAGTACAAAGATATAAACAGTAAGGTAATAATTCACAGACCAGCTTTTTTGGTTGGGAAAAGTACAATTTAAAGTGGCTGTTAAATGGTAAGTTATTTTAACAAAAGTATCTATTTATGAAGTTTAGTAGGTCATTTCTTTTATAGttaatgaagttatttttttcatgcattttatttttcctctaggtAGTCAAGCCACACACTCCATTAATAAGATTTCCTGACCGAAGAGACAATCCTAAACTCAATGGTAAATTGTATTttactgagatttttaaaaaaattatgtacatgtatatttataaatgaatatcatATCTTATTGTAGGCAATATCTCTCATTTTACAGTCAGACTGTTGTAGCTTAGATCAAAATGGTACCCTACATCATATGCAAGtagaaattaactttttattaccCCTAATTTTAAAGGTAGTGATTCAGTAGTGTATGTCTGAATTTTTCACTAAAATTAATTGAGTCAATATTGGAGAATTTTTATCCtaccctttcttctctcctgtcctttattttttatttttttgagacagagtctcgctttgttgccccggctagagtgagtgccatggtgtcagcctagctcacagcaacctcaaactcctgggctcaagtaatcctattacctcagcctcccgagtagcggggactacaggcatgcaccaccatgcccggctaattttttccatatatattagttggccaattaatttctttctatttatagtagagacgggtctcgctcttactcaggctggtttcgaactcctgacctcgagcaatctgcccacctcggcctcccatagtgctaggattacaggtgtgaaccactgcgcccagcctctccTGTCCTTTAGAAGATTCCCCCATGCTTACATTTGCAGAGATTGTGAGGAATAATAACCATCCCTATATTTATCTAGTTTGTTTCATAAAATGTAAAGACTCAGTCATTCCTATATTTTTCTCCCAGCCaaccttcttttctttcattcactcGTTTGTCTTTTAGTTCAGTCAGTAAATAATATTTGGATTGCCTTAGTCCTTAGCAAATTATTCACTATAAAATACCTGTAAATTAATAGGCAAAGATTCTGAAAGGGTTCTGTTTTTCTCTggtctcttcttttctttttttttttaaccagatcCTCTGTGCCTCTCTGGATACTTGATCTTTAGTTCAGGGAgaaatttaacatatttcatagggatattttaaacttattttaactattgaataaaattaacaagTATAAAGGTATTAAGAAAACTACCCTCATTTACATTTACCAACTTTCTTATTCCCCATCGTAAGATATCACCTATAAACTTCACCATGTGGGCTTATATGACAAAAACTTACATAGCATAGGTTACCCATATGGGTTGAACTCCACTAACTAGAAATTTCATTACATTACAAACTTGTTAATTTTAGTAATTCACTTATTAAAAACTACCCCCTAGTCGGGTACactagcatgtgcctgtagttttagctactcaggaggctgaagcaagatgATCACTTGAGTCCAACAGTTTAAGAacagctggggcaacaaagcaagaccctgtctctaaaaataaaataaatcaataaacttaaaagaaatacaaaacccTACTTCCttatttgtgttaaaaataatttttttttttttttttttttttttgagacagagtctcacttgttgcccaggctagagtgagtgccatggcgttagcctagctcacagcaacctcaaactcctgggcttaagcgatcctcctgcctcagcctcccgagtagctgggactacaggcatgcgccaccatgcccggctaattttttctatatatattagttggccaattaatttctttctatttataatagagacgaggtctcgctcttgctcaggctggtttcgaactcctgaccttgagcaatccgcccatctcggcctcccagagagttaaaaataattttatgggccgggcatggtgactcacacctgtaatccttgcactttgggaaacccagtgggaggatcacatgaacctaggagttcaaaaccagcctgagcaatatagtgagacctcatctctacaaaaaatacaaaaattagcccaGTATAGTGGTGCaccccagctactgtggaggctgaggtgggaggattgcttgagcctaggagtttgaggctgcagtgagctatgataacaccactgtactctagcctgggcaacagagtaagaccctatctccaggaagaaaaaaaaaaacaactttatgaaattatatatagCCAGCTGAGTTACTGTACAGTATTTTCCTCTTAGAATTATAATACTTCAGGAAGTATCTGAAGAATTACTTGATTTCAAGAATGACTTGCTTATTCAATAGtagataaaatagtattttaagacACCTGAACAATTTCTCtaattaggtttttttctttttaatttcagtatcaGAAGCTTTGAGATCAGCAGGGTTACCATCTCACTCTTCTGCAATTTCCCAGCATTCTAAGGGAAGTAAATCACCAGATTTGCTGATGTATCAGGGTCCACCAGATactgcagaaataataaaaacattgccTCAGAAATATAGAAGGAAACTTGTATCTcaagaagaaattgaatttatccAAGTATGTTGGTGTGCTTTATCATAAGACTGTGCAAAACACTATAACATTTTGGCTTTGGAATTTCACTTACTGATTTACATGTTCTTCACATTGTCTTGTCAAGTTGTGGTCATAGCTAAGACAGATCATCAGGTAGTCCAGGGCTGTGAGAAACAAACCATAGTCAGCCCTCAGTAAATTGGCATGATATATCAATAACAGTAGATATACATGAAAAACAGCTCCTTGGGTCCACAATAATTTTTCAGAGTGTAAAGAGCTTCTGAGACCAAGAAATTTGAGGACCACTGATTTGGGTCAAACTTGAGTCCCTTCCAGTCTGAAACTATATTTATAGCAATCAATATGAGTACCCAAAAGGTAGGAAAAacccaaaattatttaaaaaaaaaactatagattaTTTGCTCATAATTGTGTAAAGTGGCCATGAAAACATTTACTGTGTCAATTAATATCTAATcatactgctttattttttccttttcagcgTGGAGGTCCAGAGTAATCATTGTGGCTGCTGTTTGTCATCAGACAGAAGAATTACTTCACAATAAATgacttctaaaatgaaaaatgagaaattgtatATTAAGcaactttaataaatattctgtaaaaaaatgagatatagaaaatttagaaggACACTTGTATCTCCTAATTTATGTATCTTGGTCAGCTTCTCCACAAGCTTACCTAATTAATTGTTTATATACTTTATACTtattaaagtatacatttttaaatgttagcctATTTACTCTTGATCATCAAATATTACCAGTGTTGAACTATTAAAAGCACACAAGGTCTAGTAAAGTATAATAGGCTTCCCATAAGTTCACTTTTCTTGCTGTTTCTGTTTAGACATGGAAGGAATTTATCAGGCAGAATTGCTGTTTTAGGGACATGATTTTCCTGACATTGGATAAGAATCAGTGAAATAATGACTCCATTACTTGTTCTTAATTCTCTAACATATTTTCGTTCACAAGTTTACTGTATAAGCCAGTATAACTGGCTTAATAAGTATATCCTActctaaatgataaaaatatagcCAAGGTAAAACAGGTGCCTAAGTATTAAGACtgaggaggccaggcacagtggttaacgtctataatcctagcactttgggaggctgaggcgcatggatcacttgaggccagaagtttgacaccagcctgagaaacatagcgagaccccatctctacaaaagtttaaaaaattagatagtcatggtggtgtgcctgtagtcccagctatctgggaggctgaggcaggaggatcacttgagcccaatagtttgaggttgctgtgagctatgattaagTCATGCATTCTAGTCTAGGCAAaagagcaagtctctgtctcaaaaaaaaaagactaaggaaATAACACAAAAGATTATTTGTAACCTATATTCAAAACAGTATAAAGTGGAAAATAAGCAATCAAAATGAACATAGCAGAGGATTCTTGAAAGGCATTTGTCAGGAAAAAATGAGTACAGCATAGGCATAAATGTTTCACTAGAAATTACAATTTATTATGTTTTGGGGGTAAGGTTTGTTCTTTGGTTTAGTGTTTTGATTGTGATCATGTATGGAAATTCTGATAACCATTAACTTTCTCAAACTTAATATTGAAAAGCCTCATAAATCAAACTAAATATTTACCTTATTAAGCAACTTCTGAATCTTTAAAAGGGCTTTCCTGTGCCAAGCATATGTATACTGTGAAAGTAAAGCCTCACAAAGCTaaataaattctctttccttACCTTTAATGATTTCTAGAATATGCTTTAAAGAAGTCATCTGTAATAGTAAGGGTAGCTCATGAGCAAGAGacagtagaattattttttgagtGTGTTTCTCTATTTGCCCAATTTCCTATGGGttaatctttacttttttctacAGAGTTGATCTACTTCTCTTATAAATTCTGTGCTGTGGCCTAGTGTAAATGTTGTCCAACATAAATATGAGATGGGTTTGGGTTTGATGCTAGCAATAAGCTCTTATGGTGACTTGTGAAGAATagatgatttgtttttatttaaaaaatttgggaaaattactttaaaactagcactattctcttttttccccctaatttcaGTAAAAGGAAGCTCATGGCTATTTTGGGGGGGTTCAGGTAGTGAAGAGTAGTTTGAGTAATATGGGACAACAGTTAGAAACCCTAACATTGGAACTGTGGATATGTATCTGAGGGCAGTCTTTACTACTTTACCACTGCTATGAgagtcaaaatgaaaaaatatgtcaCTTACAGAATTTGTGAGTACAGGTATGACAGTGCATGTCAGTGGGAATTGCTGTCACAGGATGAGCTCCCAAGGAGGACAGTGTTGTAGAAAGAATTCTGGCTAGGCTTAGAGTTGAAcagcctgtatttttatttagggGTTTTGGAGTTAAGCACTTAAATATATGTGATCATCAGCAAATAGCTGAATTTGTCCAAATATCAGTTTTCCTCTCCAGGACTATACAGTGTGATAGGCAAGATCAAATTAGTGTATTATGTGTATTATCTATTACtttgtaacaaatcaccccaaaattatgtgactaaaaacaaaaatcaatagcttaTGGTTTCtctgggtcaggaattcagaagCAGCTTCACTAGGTGGTTTTGTCTCAGAGTGTCTCAAGAGATTGCAATTAGATGCTATCTGAGGCTGCAGTCACCTGAGGGCTTGGCGGGGGCTGGTTGATCCACCTCCAAGGTAGCTTACTCACATGGCTGGCAAGTTGATACTGACtattggcaggaggcctcagtttctctccatTGTAAGCCTATCCACAAGGCTTCAGTGAATTCATGACATGGCTGGCTTCTTCCAGAGCAAATGATTCACATGTGCAAGTCGGATCAAGAAGAGCCTGTTTTTTATTGTGGGAGAAGACTACACATGTACATTAATACCAGAAGGCAAGGATCATTGTGGCCATCATGGAAGCTGCCTAATACAAGATGTGTggaagtgctttgtaaactttaaaatgctatgcaaatgcttaatggtattttatatatgcaatataaaatacCTCACTGCCCCAGAATATCATCTAAACACTGCCTTCATTAgcctattttaaatgttctcaaataAGAATGTACTTGTCAGCAGCATGGTGTAGTACACTAATTAACAACTTATATTTCACAACACACTTGGGAATCTCAAGTCTCACAGGTATACCATCAAATTTAGCTCACTAGTTTATTTCTATGATAAGTGAGGTTAAATTACTGTTACGTGGTATGTCAGAAGAAACTTTGACTTAAATCATGTGACATCATGCATCACTAGGTATGACTTGCCACAATCAAGAAAGGTAAGTGGTAAAGATGGTGTGTTTTCTGCAATGTCTGAGAGTTTTGCCTAGGCCCAAGTAGTGACAAGGGGTTGAAAGATTATAAACAATAACAGTAACTGCTAACCTAAAAGAAGTATTTGGCTGTTAGACATAATTCTAAGGGCTTTTCAAGTGTGAAGTTGTTTAAGCCTTACAGCAGTTGAGTAGGTCCaattacagaggaagaaactaagaACAGAAAGTAATCTACCCAAGTCATATCTAGTGATTGAATAGTGATGGGGCCAGTATTCAGATGTAGACAGTCTGTttacagagtgaaaaaaaaacaaaacctgactAAATTATTGGCATTGATATTCTGCTGCCTTCTTCTACATATCTCTGAAAATTAGGATTTGCAATCTTACAAATATCAAATGCAAAGAATGGGGAAAACATTTCCATGTTGATAGCTGCTCCAGCTCAGAACCTTGGAATTGtccttttttccccacaaatCATATCCAGCCTGTCGGCAAATCTTATTGACTAGAAATTAAACTGGTACCACTCTAGTAGAGCCATGTAGATTATTGTAATAATTTTCTAACAAGCCTTGATTTTCCTCGCCCCTCTAAGTCTAGTTTCTCTCAACAACCATAGTGAACCTTTTAAAACATCAAGTCAGATCCTATTGCTTGTTTGCTCTAATCCCTCCAGTGACTTTTCAGTGATATCTTTCTTCTGCCACCCTACTTAAAACTGCAATGCCCCTCATCCTTCTCCACCTTCCCGTCCACTTTACCTGTTTTACTATCTCTATGGCATTTATCACTATGTATCATAATATATTTGACTTGTTTTATCTCCTCTCATTGGAAAACAAGGATTTGTTTTCTTCCCTGCTGACTTCTCAGAGTCTACAACAGTGGTTTACACATAGAAAGCACtcactatatacatatatatatacatttttttttttttttgagacaagagtctcactctgttgcctgggctagagtgccctggcatcagcctagctcacagcaacctcaaactcctggtctcaagcaatccttctgcctcagcttcccgagtagctgggactacaggaatgcgccaccatgcccggctaattttttctgcatatttttagttgtccagctaatttcttcctatttttagtagagacagggtctcgcttttgctcaggctggtctggaactcctgagctcaaatgatcctcccgactcggcctcccagaatgctagggttacaggctgagccaccgcaccaggccacTCACTATCTATTGGTTTAATAAAGGAATTGTTTGTTACGAAAATTTATGATAATCATGACGTTGGGTACAGATCACAGCTAATATTtaattgagtacttactatgtctAAGCTTTCTGCATGACTCATTTAGTCCTACAGCCACCTATGATGTAGTCTATTATTTCCATCTTACAGAGTAGAAAACTGAGGGCCAGAAGCCTCTTCCACAGCACATGTTTCAGCtgagttgtatttttttcccctgggtcTGATTCTTCATTAAAGGACTGGACTAACAAGGCTCTTGAACAGCTCTTAAGAATTTGGCACCCGAGACCGCGGGGTTTGTGTCCATAGCAACCGTAGCGACAGGATGCTCCTGTGCAAGAACCAGAAAGCGAGATCAGGTACAAGGCCAGGCctttcacactcacacacacctaCCAAATTCCGAACTCAAAATATCATAACCGAACGCTGACTCTTCCTAGCCAGTGTAGAAAATATCCAAGTTAAAACGATAATAGGGTGACACAGCAGCCACAGAAAAGACTCCACTTCCGGCACCAACAGGCACCTCGTGATAGGTTGGGTACTCCAGCAGCTTCCGCAAGGCTGGCTCCGCGCGGGCGCCATTGACCAGCATCCACGCCCATTCCGGAAATGGGGCGGGGCTACTAAGGCGTCGGAGCCCAGTGAACGGAAGTGGCTGTTGGAGACCTTAAGGTGGCTCTAAGTTTTTGCTGTCTGGGGAGCCCAGCCTCTTTGACTGGAGTCGGGCTTAGCGGCGCTGGATGGCTTTGGACGTGAAGTCTCGGGCAAAGCGTTATGAGAAACTGGACTTCCTCGGGGAGGGACAGGTGAGGCTCTGGCGGGATTGGCAGGGCCGGAGCGGAGAGCACCGCGCCGCCTCAGCCTTTGCAGGTTTTCTTGTGGAGGCCGGAGGACTAGCCTGGCTGCTCGTTCTCcctgggagagactgtccagACGCAACTGCCGCGCCTCTTCTTTACATCCTGGACGTGAACTCTTGAGCGGCCCTCTCCTTTATGAATAGGCTGAAGTGGGACGTGGACTGCCCCACGAAGTTTCAAGCCACTGCGAACCCGCTCAAGAACCCTAGGTTCTTTGCTTCCCATAATGTAAAAACGCAAAAAGGCAAACATCAAAAAACTCCCACAAATTAACGttattggtatttttctttctagtttgcCACGGTTTACAAGGCCAGAGATAAGAACACCAACCAAATCGTCGCCATTAAGAAAGTGAGTTGCCGTTTATGTTTTCTTCAACTTTTCTTGAAGATGTCTGTATTATGAGTTGATAGCCATTTTACTGCTCTTGACCAGACTCAGATAATGAGAAGTTACACGTGTCATTTGCAAAGACAAAAGGATTAAGTTCCATCTTGTGCCCCAAGATGGAGCTCTGGGTTTGAACCAGTTTTTTGTTccattaatttaaattgaaatgaaGAGGAAACTATGTTATTTTCACTGCATACATTCGGATGTTGGCTAAAGGGGCAAGTACTGCCCATCTGTTCAGTCCTCAGAACTATTTGATATCATGATCTTACCAGATCGCTGTTTTCTACTTCACCAGCATCCACTCTGTGTGCCATCTCTGTATTTTCTATGTACAGGTGTACTATGAAAGGCTTTCACTAGCATTAACAGCACTGATgtggtgcatttttaaaaatgatttaagtaGCTTGTTATATGCATTCAGAAGACTTCAGAATGCATGTAATTCAGACATTCAAAGACTTGCCTAATTAGCTTTCACTTCCACCTACAGTTTTTCATTTAACCTTCCAAACAACCTGTGAAGTAGATAAAGCTAACCCTGTTTTACACTTCAGGTACCTGAGGATATGAGAGATTAGGTGATTTGGCAAAATCACACAACTAATAATTACTGAAGCTAAGACTTTTTTCCGTGTAGCCCAtgctgttctccaactcctgggctcaggtgatcttctgGAGAAGGTGGGACAATATAGGcgtaggccaccatgcccagctcaaaAGCTAGGATTTAAATCCAGGTGCCCTGATCTTTGTTTTGgtctttttgctattttgaatcTGTTTCTTCTCCTTCAAAATCCGAAACTCCTTCAGAAGAGTCATTCCTCTTCTGCATTTTTGTCATCTTCCAGCCTCCCAGGTACTCCCTCTCATTCACTTAATACCtggctctctctcttcctctcctcaatTATTCCTGCCAccattatctttttgttttttattttacttccctCAAGTCCTTGTTTTCCAGCTTATGTTATATGATCTGCCACTATAGCTACTCCCTTCTACAACCCTTAACTCTCCTGACCCTTTTATCACCTTTTTAGTTCGCTGGTTCACCATATCGAACCCACGCTGACATTTCTGTCTCTTGCACACATTAAATTCCTTATAGTCCCAGGATCATTGCATTTGCTCTGCCTTCTGATTGATATATTTTCCCTCTAGAACTTGGTGTGGCTAATTCAGGTTTCACTCAAATGTCTCCTCATAGAGGCCTTCTCTGTTCATTCTAGCCAAAACAGATgtgcttccctccttccctattttgtcatatttctttatatagcacttataaaaatccaaaatcctctTATATGTGAGTTTATCATCTGTTTAATTCTATTCACATACCTAGGACTATGGACTTTGGCTAACAGGTATGTAGGgactcattaaaaatatattgagctTCACATCACAACTTGATAAgagaagataaattttaaaaaattttaaagatgtattGACTTGACTCACTGGCATAATCTCTTCATATTGGAATATTGATGAAAGTcctagtgggtttttttgtttggttggttgttttaaAGACACAAgatatcactctgtcacccaaactAGAGTACAGTGACTCAATCATCGCTCATTGtaactttgaattcctgggctcaagcagtccttctgctcagcctcccaagtagcttggactatgaGTACACAACCACAGgcctagctaattttaaaatttttactggagacttgggtcttgctgtgtttcccaggctggtctcgaacccctggcatgaagtgatcctcctggctctgtctctcaaagtgctgggattacaggtgtgagccactttgccagtcctattatttgtttttaacataaaattaggaTTTAGAGTCCATCCTGTTTCTCTGTAATAGACTTTTCCTCCTTAAAGTTGACTTCTACTGGaatcttttacatttaattttttttttttttttgagacagagtcttgatttgttgcccgggctagagtgccatggcatctgccaagctcacagcaacctccaactcccggtctcaagccatcctcctgcctcagcctcccgagtagctgggactacaggcatgcaccaccatgcccggctaattttttgtatatatttttagttggccaattaatttctttccatttatagtagagacggggtctcgctcttggtcaggctggtttcaaactcctgaacttgagcaatccgcccgcctcggcctcccagagagctaggactacaggcgtgagccaccgcacctggcctacatttaatttttattttattcaaatagtacatttttatggttttaaaaggCAGTTAATAGCCCAGGCTTTTACCATGCTTAACTCCTCTCTATCACTGGTTTTCATTCCTCAGAGCATCCAGTGTCAATTCCCTTCACTGTTTTTTCTAGTATTTACCTCCATTTCTTTAAGTAATGTGTATATGTCATTATATTTCTTCGGGTGTCCCCTCACCACTCCCCTAGTTTTAGACATGACCTATACTTCCTATTGTGAACATTGAGGATTTGGTGCTGTGGACCTTACCCTTTTAACACTCATAATTTCTACTTCCATTCGTTTGCTGACGTGtgtttaattttacaaaaaggGAATCATTAAATAAGTTGCTCTGTATGTACTCTTTCACCTATTATATCTTGGACTTTGTAAATATCATTTATCTGCCTCATCCTTATTAAAAGATCATATTCGATTTGTGTCCTAGTTTAAGCAATCCCCCGTTGGTGGTCTTTtggttcatttttcatttttcaatattt
The Microcebus murinus isolate Inina chromosome 11, M.murinus_Inina_mat1.0, whole genome shotgun sequence genome window above contains:
- the KGD4 gene encoding alpha-ketoglutarate dehydrogenase component 4, producing MMGSKMASASRVVQVVKPHTPLIRFPDRRDNPKLNVSEALRSAGLPSHSSAISQHSKGSKSPDLLMYQGPPDTAEIIKTLPQKYRRKLVSQEEIEFIQRGGPE